A portion of the Megalobrama amblycephala isolate DHTTF-2021 linkage group LG23, ASM1881202v1, whole genome shotgun sequence genome contains these proteins:
- the LOC125259374 gene encoding uncharacterized protein LOC125259374 isoform X2, with product MMIIWMSVMLLSEMYSTHSEVVSQPDPVMMVSVGDNVTLRCFSLIDHSDPITWYKQTAGHQPQAVAMVHKLVKYPILFNNFESSHFSIETDSASKCHLMISNVTSSDEAMYYCGWRKYETYFAGGTYLALKGSQNKQYKSVSVLQHPVSEPVQSGDTLILLCSVLSEYITADIRMFWFRSESGKSEILYTYNQSNYCETDSAQNCTFSLSKNIVSHMDAGTYYCAVVTCGKILFGNGTNINMVNPVDPLVIILAVLLGVCVVVITVQAILSHKKESYYCNKEKELKDTENEHPTSQDHDAVELSYAALHFKEGKNRRVQRKGETPQDSVYNQINDLTDHTIVEYKYVKSFRQQI from the exons ATGATGATTATTTGGATGTCTGTCATGCTTCTAAGTGAAATGT ACTCAACACATTCGGAGGTGGTTTCTCAACCGGATCCAGTGATGATGGTCTCTGTTGGGGACAATGTCACTCTGCGTTGCTTTTCTCTGATAGATCACAGTGATCCAATTACTTGGTACAAGCAAACTGCTGGACACCAACCACAAGCAGTTGCAATGGTGCATAAATTAGTCAAATATCCTATTTTGTTCAACAATTTTGAATCCTCACATTTTAGCATTGAGACAGACTCAGCAAGCAAATGTCATTTAATGATTTCAAATGTCACTTCATCTGATGAAGCAATGTATTACTGTGGCTGGAGAAAGTATGAAACTTATTTTGCTGGAGGCACATATTTGGCTTTaaaag GGTCACAAAACAAGCAATATAAATCTGTGTCGGTTCTTCAGCATCCCGTATCAGAGCCGGTCCAGTCTGGAGACACGTTGATCCTGCTGTGCTCTGTGCTGTCTGAATACATCACAGCAGATATCAGAATGTTCTGGTTCAGATCTGAATCAGGAAAATCAGAAATCCTCTACACTTATAATCAGAGTAATTACTGTGAGACTGATTCTGCCCAGAACTGCACATTCAGTCTGTCCAAGAACATAGTCAGCCATATGGACGCTGGCACTTATTACTGTGCTGTGGTCACATGTGGAAAAATTCTGTTTGGGAATGGGACAAACATAAATATGG TAAATCCAGTGGATCCTCTGGTGATTATCTTGGCTGTGTTATTGGGTGTTTGTGTGGTTGTGATCACTGTACAAGCTATTTTAAGTCATAAAAAAGAAAGTTATTACTGCAACAAAG AAAAAGAGCTAAAAGACACTGAAAACGAACACCCCACCAGTCAG GACCATGATGCAGTGGAACTGAGTTATGCTGCATTGCATTTTAAGGAGGGAAAAAACAGAAGAGTGCAAAGGAAGGGGGAAACACCTCAAGACAGTGTGTACAATCAAATCAATGACCTCACTGACCATACTATAGTTGAGTACAAATATGTAAAATCTTTTAGACAGCAAATTTAA
- the LOC125259374 gene encoding immunoglobulin kappa light chain-like isoform X3, translating to MQITDNIIIFIYSFPPIDSTHSEVVSQPDPVMMVSVGDNVTLRCFSLIDHSDPITWYKQTAGHQPQAVAMVHKLVKYPILFNNFESSHFSIETDSASKCHLMISNVTSSDEAMYYCGWRKYETYFAGGTYLALKGSQNKQYKSVSVLQHPVSEPVQSGDTLILLCSVLSEYITADIRMFWFRSESGKSEILYTYNQSNYCETDSAQNCTFSLSKNIVSHMDAGTYYCAVVTCGKILFGNGTNINMVNPVDPLVIILAVLLGVCVVVITVQAILSHKKESYYCNKGP from the exons ATGCAGATTACagataacattattatttttatttattcttttccCCCTATAGACTCAACACATTCGGAGGTGGTTTCTCAACCGGATCCAGTGATGATGGTCTCTGTTGGGGACAATGTCACTCTGCGTTGCTTTTCTCTGATAGATCACAGTGATCCAATTACTTGGTACAAGCAAACTGCTGGACACCAACCACAAGCAGTTGCAATGGTGCATAAATTAGTCAAATATCCTATTTTGTTCAACAATTTTGAATCCTCACATTTTAGCATTGAGACAGACTCAGCAAGCAAATGTCATTTAATGATTTCAAATGTCACTTCATCTGATGAAGCAATGTATTACTGTGGCTGGAGAAAGTATGAAACTTATTTTGCTGGAGGCACATATTTGGCTTTaaaag GGTCACAAAACAAGCAATATAAATCTGTGTCGGTTCTTCAGCATCCCGTATCAGAGCCGGTCCAGTCTGGAGACACGTTGATCCTGCTGTGCTCTGTGCTGTCTGAATACATCACAGCAGATATCAGAATGTTCTGGTTCAGATCTGAATCAGGAAAATCAGAAATCCTCTACACTTATAATCAGAGTAATTACTGTGAGACTGATTCTGCCCAGAACTGCACATTCAGTCTGTCCAAGAACATAGTCAGCCATATGGACGCTGGCACTTATTACTGTGCTGTGGTCACATGTGGAAAAATTCTGTTTGGGAATGGGACAAACATAAATATGG TAAATCCAGTGGATCCTCTGGTGATTATCTTGGCTGTGTTATTGGGTGTTTGTGTGGTTGTGATCACTGTACAAGCTATTTTAAGTCATAAAAAAGAAAGTTATTACTGCAACAAAG GACCATGA
- the LOC125259374 gene encoding uncharacterized protein LOC125259374 isoform X1 gives MQITDNIIIFIYSFPPIDSTHSEVVSQPDPVMMVSVGDNVTLRCFSLIDHSDPITWYKQTAGHQPQAVAMVHKLVKYPILFNNFESSHFSIETDSASKCHLMISNVTSSDEAMYYCGWRKYETYFAGGTYLALKGSQNKQYKSVSVLQHPVSEPVQSGDTLILLCSVLSEYITADIRMFWFRSESGKSEILYTYNQSNYCETDSAQNCTFSLSKNIVSHMDAGTYYCAVVTCGKILFGNGTNINMVNPVDPLVIILAVLLGVCVVVITVQAILSHKKESYYCNKEKELKDTENEHPTSQDHDAVELSYAALHFKEGKNRRVQRKGETPQDSVYNQINDLTDHTIVEYKYVKSFRQQI, from the exons ATGCAGATTACagataacattattatttttatttattcttttccCCCTATAGACTCAACACATTCGGAGGTGGTTTCTCAACCGGATCCAGTGATGATGGTCTCTGTTGGGGACAATGTCACTCTGCGTTGCTTTTCTCTGATAGATCACAGTGATCCAATTACTTGGTACAAGCAAACTGCTGGACACCAACCACAAGCAGTTGCAATGGTGCATAAATTAGTCAAATATCCTATTTTGTTCAACAATTTTGAATCCTCACATTTTAGCATTGAGACAGACTCAGCAAGCAAATGTCATTTAATGATTTCAAATGTCACTTCATCTGATGAAGCAATGTATTACTGTGGCTGGAGAAAGTATGAAACTTATTTTGCTGGAGGCACATATTTGGCTTTaaaag GGTCACAAAACAAGCAATATAAATCTGTGTCGGTTCTTCAGCATCCCGTATCAGAGCCGGTCCAGTCTGGAGACACGTTGATCCTGCTGTGCTCTGTGCTGTCTGAATACATCACAGCAGATATCAGAATGTTCTGGTTCAGATCTGAATCAGGAAAATCAGAAATCCTCTACACTTATAATCAGAGTAATTACTGTGAGACTGATTCTGCCCAGAACTGCACATTCAGTCTGTCCAAGAACATAGTCAGCCATATGGACGCTGGCACTTATTACTGTGCTGTGGTCACATGTGGAAAAATTCTGTTTGGGAATGGGACAAACATAAATATGG TAAATCCAGTGGATCCTCTGGTGATTATCTTGGCTGTGTTATTGGGTGTTTGTGTGGTTGTGATCACTGTACAAGCTATTTTAAGTCATAAAAAAGAAAGTTATTACTGCAACAAAG AAAAAGAGCTAAAAGACACTGAAAACGAACACCCCACCAGTCAG GACCATGATGCAGTGGAACTGAGTTATGCTGCATTGCATTTTAAGGAGGGAAAAAACAGAAGAGTGCAAAGGAAGGGGGAAACACCTCAAGACAGTGTGTACAATCAAATCAATGACCTCACTGACCATACTATAGTTGAGTACAAATATGTAAAATCTTTTAGACAGCAAATTTAA